GGTAACGCCTTCTAAAGATAATGATGGGCATCCTGCTCGTCCTGTGTCAGAGGTTATAACAGCAATAAAGAACGCAGATCAAATTGTCCTTGGCCCTGGAAGCTTATTTACTAGCATCCTGCCAAACTTGATGATTTCTGAAGTAGGGCAAGCTGTTTACGAAAGTAAGGCTGAAGTTGTCTATATTTGCAATATTATGACGCAAAAAGGTGAAACGGATAACTTTACAGATGCTGATCATGTTCGGGTATTAAACCATCACCTTGGGAAGAATTTTATTAATACGGTCTTAGTCAATATTCAACCTGTTCCAGAAAATTATCTTGATTTTCAGGAATGGAATGAAATTTCTCAACCAGTTAAGCATGATTTCCAAGGGCTACGAGCACAGCATTGTCGTGTAATTAGTTCAAATTTTCTGCGGCTAAAAGACAATGGTGCCTTCCATGATCGCGATAAAGTTGTAGCAGAATTAATGAATCGACTTCACCAAGTTCACGAGTAGATGTCATATGCAAGCGAAGTAAAGAAAGAATTAACGGGAATTACTGTTCATCGGGATAATGCAAAGGCAGAATTGATGGCCCTTATTCGGATGAACGGGTCGATTGGCATTGCTGACCACCAGTTAGTTTTGAATGTTCAGACTGAAAACCCGGCAATTGCGCGACGAATCTATTCACTTTTAAAACAATTTTACGGGGTAGAAAGTGAAATCGTGGTTCGTCGTAAAATGAAATTAAAAAAGAATAACCAATATATAGTTCGCTTACGCTATCATGCACGACATGTCTTAGATGATCTTGGTATTTTACAAAATTATCAAATTAAAGAACAAGTACCTGTAGAATTACTTAAGGATGAATGGATGGTCCGTTCATATCTAAGAGGTGCGTTTTTAGCGGGGGGATCAGTGAATAATCCTGAAACTTCTCGCTACCACTTGGAGATATACTCCCTTTATGAAGAACATAATGAGATCATTGCTCAGATGATG
The genomic region above belongs to Limosilactobacillus reuteri and contains:
- a CDS encoding gluconeogenesis factor YvcK family protein, which codes for MLHKPKIVVIGGGTGLPVVLRGLRDQNVDVTAVVTVADDGGSSGILRNYINVVPPGDIRNGLVALSELPDLELDIFQYRFKSSDQFFAGHAIGNLIISALSEMKGGIFTAVQELSEMMKINGHIYPVANEPLTLNAEFTDGTKLSGESEITAAHKQIKRVWVTPSKDNDGHPARPVSEVITAIKNADQIVLGPGSLFTSILPNLMISEVGQAVYESKAEVVYICNIMTQKGETDNFTDADHVRVLNHHLGKNFINTVLVNIQPVPENYLDFQEWNEISQPVKHDFQGLRAQHCRVISSNFLRLKDNGAFHDRDKVVAELMNRLHQVHE
- the whiA gene encoding DNA-binding protein WhiA codes for the protein MSYASEVKKELTGITVHRDNAKAELMALIRMNGSIGIADHQLVLNVQTENPAIARRIYSLLKQFYGVESEIVVRRKMKLKKNNQYIVRLRYHARHVLDDLGILQNYQIKEQVPVELLKDEWMVRSYLRGAFLAGGSVNNPETSRYHLEIYSLYEEHNEIIAQMMNKFGLNAQTTARRSGFIVYLKEAEKIADFMSLIGATNSMLQFENVRIVRDMRNSVNRLVNCENANLNKIANASTRQIENIEFIDSRVGLNSLPDKLREIAETRLAHQEVSLKELGELVPGGPISKSGVNHRLRKLNAYADELRASQVKQ